The proteins below are encoded in one region of Pseudomonas putida S13.1.2:
- a CDS encoding TonB-dependent receptor, with the protein MPFRHIRNAGFRVSLLAVAITTAPAWAEDAVERVEVIGQAASIDKALREQKSADSIKSVVHADGVGQLPDDNAAEALQRIPGLSVERDQGEGRFVSVRGIAPDLNSVTINGTLVPAPEGDRRAVALDVLPAELVQSLSVVKTLTPDMDANSLGGTIEVESLSAFDHDGLFYTLSGEASHDTNVSRDSPKFSGAVSDRFSLGDGINNFGVAAAFSWQKRKFGSDNVETGGNWDFEDGARLEEVEARDYQITRERTGLGLNFDYQPDDFSSYYLRTLYSKFKDTETRNAEGLEFADPQGSGQRGEAEGWRDLKSREDTQEIQSYVLGGERILDQWTISAQAGYSQATEQDPGGIAGARFVGDFDEVGFDGTRKPRLSAGNDFYDPARFTLDEVEWEKVDGKDQEKNIRLDLARDYDFADASQVKFGGKLSRRDKTSDTETWAYDGFDDISLADYQGSNVDYALGNFGNGISASAIKGLIGNLDRAAYYDEEASRINDFDMSEDINAAYLMNTLDIGDWRLIAGLRYEGTRFEAKGTGLREGVYERVDSNNRYDHWLPGLHARYQLSPATAIRAAWTNTVVRPTFGQLAPGFVIDENDASFGNPELKPLESMNFDLGIEHYMGRAGTASAFLFYKDIDHFIYSTDLAGTGDWVDFDEALTFENGGGAKLYGLELAYSQKFDWLPAPWNGLLLGANLTLSKSDATLQGPTGKRSIDLPNQSDTVGNFMVGWENDRFNMRLAANYKSGYLLELGAIDDKAHDQYADDQLHVDFKAGYFLTPELQLTFEAQNITDESYYVYSGHRRYNAQYEEYGPTYKIGLTLTHF; encoded by the coding sequence ATGCCGTTTCGTCATATCCGCAACGCCGGATTCCGGGTCAGCCTGCTGGCCGTTGCCATTACCACCGCTCCGGCCTGGGCAGAAGATGCGGTCGAGCGGGTCGAGGTGATCGGCCAGGCGGCTAGCATCGACAAGGCGCTGCGTGAGCAGAAAAGCGCCGACAGCATCAAGAGCGTGGTGCATGCCGATGGTGTCGGTCAGTTGCCCGATGACAATGCTGCCGAAGCCCTGCAGCGTATCCCCGGGCTGTCGGTGGAGCGCGATCAGGGCGAGGGCCGCTTCGTCAGCGTGCGCGGTATTGCCCCGGACCTCAACAGCGTGACCATCAACGGCACTTTGGTACCGGCCCCCGAGGGCGATCGCCGAGCCGTGGCACTGGATGTGCTGCCCGCCGAGCTGGTGCAGTCGCTGTCGGTGGTCAAAACCCTGACCCCGGACATGGACGCCAACTCCCTCGGCGGCACCATCGAAGTCGAGAGCCTGTCGGCATTCGACCATGACGGGCTGTTCTACACCCTCAGCGGTGAAGCCAGCCATGACACCAACGTCAGCCGCGACAGCCCGAAATTCTCCGGCGCAGTCAGCGACCGCTTCAGCCTGGGTGACGGCATCAACAACTTTGGCGTAGCTGCGGCGTTCAGCTGGCAGAAGCGCAAGTTCGGCTCGGACAACGTCGAAACTGGCGGCAACTGGGATTTCGAAGACGGCGCCCGGCTGGAAGAGGTCGAAGCCCGCGACTACCAGATCACCCGTGAGCGCACCGGCCTGGGCCTGAACTTCGATTACCAGCCGGATGACTTTTCCAGCTATTACCTGCGCACCCTCTACAGCAAGTTCAAGGACACCGAGACGCGCAACGCCGAAGGCCTGGAGTTCGCCGACCCACAGGGTTCCGGCCAGCGTGGCGAGGCCGAAGGCTGGCGCGACTTGAAATCGCGCGAGGACACCCAGGAAATCCAGTCCTACGTACTTGGCGGCGAGCGCATCCTCGACCAGTGGACCATCAGTGCCCAGGCCGGCTACAGCCAGGCCACCGAGCAGGATCCGGGCGGCATTGCCGGCGCCAGGTTCGTTGGCGATTTCGACGAGGTCGGTTTCGACGGCACGCGCAAGCCACGGCTAAGCGCGGGCAACGACTTCTACGACCCGGCCCGGTTCACACTCGACGAAGTGGAGTGGGAGAAGGTTGACGGCAAGGACCAGGAAAAGAACATCCGCCTGGACCTTGCCCGCGACTACGATTTCGCCGACGCCTCCCAGGTCAAGTTTGGCGGCAAGCTCAGCCGCCGCGACAAGACCAGCGACACCGAAACCTGGGCCTATGACGGGTTCGATGACATCAGCCTTGCCGATTATCAGGGCAGCAATGTCGACTACGCCCTCGGCAACTTCGGCAACGGCATCAGCGCCAGCGCAATCAAGGGCCTGATCGGTAACCTCGACCGTGCGGCCTACTACGATGAGGAGGCCTCGCGCATCAATGACTTCGACATGAGCGAGGACATCAACGCGGCGTACCTGATGAACACGCTGGACATCGGCGACTGGCGCCTGATTGCCGGTCTGCGTTACGAAGGTACCAGGTTCGAGGCAAAGGGTACTGGCCTGCGCGAGGGTGTATACGAGCGCGTCGACAGCAACAATCGCTATGACCACTGGCTGCCGGGCCTGCACGCTCGCTACCAGTTGTCCCCGGCCACGGCCATTCGAGCCGCCTGGACCAACACCGTGGTGAGGCCGACCTTTGGTCAACTGGCGCCGGGTTTTGTCATTGATGAAAACGATGCGTCGTTCGGCAACCCCGAACTCAAGCCGCTGGAGTCGATGAACTTCGACCTGGGCATCGAGCACTACATGGGCCGCGCCGGCACCGCCTCGGCGTTCCTGTTCTACAAGGATATCGACCACTTCATCTACAGCACCGACCTGGCGGGCACTGGCGACTGGGTGGACTTCGACGAAGCGCTCACCTTCGAGAACGGTGGCGGCGCCAAGCTGTATGGCCTGGAGCTGGCGTATTCGCAGAAGTTCGACTGGCTGCCGGCACCCTGGAACGGCTTGCTGCTAGGCGCCAACCTTACCCTCAGCAAGTCTGATGCCACCCTGCAAGGGCCTACCGGCAAGCGCAGCATCGACCTGCCCAATCAGTCCGACACGGTGGGCAACTTCATGGTCGGCTGGGAAAACGACCGCTTCAACATGCGCCTGGCCGCCAACTACAAGTCGGGCTACCTGCTGGAGCTGGGTGCCATCGACGACAAGGCCCACGACCAGTATGCCGATGACCAGCTGCACGTGGACTTCAAGGCAGGCTACTTCCTGACCCCCGAGCTGCAGTTGACGTTCGAGGCGCAGAACATCACCGATGAGTCCTATTACGTGTACAGCGGCCACCGTCGCTACAACGCCCAATACGAAG
- a CDS encoding purple acid phosphatase family protein, producing the protein MHRPLLLAALLCAAQAHAQANDSAAIPRSAGLPYAAGKLADRIVLTPGQNAATQMAISYRTDLAQADAVLELGPALAGPSLATKASPLGGSTQRLDSDNGPANYHQVRLDHLQPDTAYVYRLKGSAGWSEWHQFRTAKATFAPFSFIYLGDTQNDILAIASRTIRQALRSVAHPALVVHAGDLVASRDDLAHDDEWGEWNQAGGWSYAAIPQLTAFGNHEYLETLNPDGSESRSLSPHVTAQFALPRNGAPGVAATSYFSDYQNVRFVVLDGTSALDLGTLQAQTTWLEGVLKSSEAQWNIVVMHQPLYTCARPDDTEPLKAAWQPLLERYKVDLVLQGHDHCYSRLTHAEGRQATRAAHQAKQAIGPVYMVSVTGSKMYGLNDRARHQPDRTAEDTQLYQTIAVERNRLQVRTYSADDQLYDAFDITRDVKGRKFLQEPKLALANERYCKASMGPDGLPCTARSK; encoded by the coding sequence ATGCACCGCCCCCTGCTACTGGCCGCCCTGCTTTGCGCCGCACAGGCTCATGCCCAGGCCAATGACTCCGCTGCAATCCCGCGCTCCGCCGGCCTGCCCTACGCCGCCGGCAAGCTGGCCGACCGTATCGTGCTGACCCCCGGCCAGAACGCAGCCACGCAGATGGCCATCAGTTACCGCACCGACCTGGCCCAGGCCGACGCGGTGCTGGAACTCGGCCCAGCCCTCGCCGGCCCTTCGCTGGCAACCAAGGCCAGCCCATTGGGTGGCAGCACCCAGCGCCTGGACAGCGACAACGGCCCAGCCAACTACCACCAGGTGCGTCTGGACCACCTGCAACCGGACACCGCGTACGTCTACCGCCTCAAGGGCAGCGCGGGGTGGAGCGAATGGCACCAGTTCCGCACGGCCAAGGCCACCTTTGCGCCGTTCTCGTTCATCTACCTGGGTGACACCCAGAACGACATCCTCGCCATCGCCTCGCGCACCATTCGGCAGGCGTTGCGCAGCGTGGCGCACCCCGCCCTGGTGGTGCACGCTGGCGACCTGGTGGCATCGCGCGACGACCTCGCCCATGACGATGAATGGGGTGAATGGAACCAGGCCGGCGGCTGGTCGTACGCTGCCATCCCGCAGCTAACCGCGTTCGGCAACCACGAGTACCTGGAAACCCTCAACCCCGATGGCAGCGAAAGCCGCAGCCTCAGCCCTCATGTGACGGCGCAGTTCGCCCTGCCGCGCAACGGTGCCCCGGGTGTGGCTGCAACCAGCTACTTCAGCGATTACCAGAATGTGCGCTTCGTGGTGCTGGACGGCACCTCGGCACTCGACCTGGGCACCTTGCAGGCGCAAACCACCTGGCTGGAGGGGGTACTGAAAAGCAGCGAGGCACAGTGGAACATCGTGGTCATGCACCAGCCGCTCTATACCTGTGCCCGCCCCGATGATACCGAGCCGCTCAAGGCGGCCTGGCAACCGCTGCTGGAGCGCTACAAGGTCGACCTGGTACTGCAAGGCCACGACCACTGCTACAGCCGCCTGACCCACGCCGAAGGGCGCCAGGCCACACGTGCCGCACATCAGGCGAAACAGGCGATCGGCCCGGTGTACATGGTCTCGGTCACCGGCTCGAAGATGTACGGCCTGAACGACCGTGCTCGCCACCAGCCGGACCGCACAGCCGAGGATACCCAGCTGTACCAGACTATCGCTGTCGAGCGAAACCGCTTGCAGGTGCGCACCTATTCGGCTGACGACCAGCTATACGACGCGTTTGATATCACGCGTGATGTCAAAGGACGCAAGTTCCTGCAGGAGCCCAAGCTGGCGCTCGCCAACGAACGGTACTGCAAGGCCAGCATGGGGCCGGACGGGCTGCCGTGCACGGCCCGGAGCAAGTGA
- a CDS encoding GGDEF domain-containing protein, protein MSPLFKQHALTLAGLLLAANAGLLVYLAAGTLKAWPEINWMDVAGEGGTCLILCGWLVMLLRGRPAGRVTRLLSLGLSFIAFSMWMDTLDEFIRLPDEAAWDNWLETAPMPLGMLLLTLGMYHLQQEQHAITAQMRKREQLFREHRLFDKLTPLSGARYLRQHLQQAIAQAASAQQALSLVVVDLDDFNQINQRYGQEEGDLVLQVVAQLLLLNLRQQDILCRLAGDRFVAALPSTGERQAQAMAEALRQSIAHLAHHTARHGERLHLTATVASVMALDEDEDHLLKRLNYALAQAKSRKACQA, encoded by the coding sequence CTGAGCCCTCTCTTCAAACAGCACGCCCTGACGCTGGCCGGCCTGCTACTGGCCGCCAACGCCGGCCTGCTCGTCTACCTGGCCGCCGGCACGCTCAAAGCCTGGCCCGAAATAAACTGGATGGACGTCGCCGGCGAGGGCGGCACCTGCCTGATCCTCTGCGGCTGGCTGGTCATGTTGCTGCGTGGGCGACCTGCTGGCCGGGTCACCCGCCTGCTGTCGCTGGGCCTGAGCTTCATCGCCTTCTCGATGTGGATGGACACCCTCGACGAATTCATCCGCCTGCCCGACGAGGCGGCCTGGGATAACTGGCTGGAGACTGCGCCCATGCCGCTGGGCATGCTGCTGCTGACCCTGGGCATGTACCACCTGCAGCAAGAACAGCACGCCATCACCGCGCAGATGCGCAAGCGTGAGCAACTGTTCCGCGAACACCGCCTGTTCGACAAGCTCACCCCGCTGTCCGGTGCCCGGTACCTGCGCCAGCACCTGCAGCAAGCCATTGCCCAGGCCGCCAGCGCACAGCAGGCACTGTCGCTTGTGGTCGTGGACCTAGACGACTTCAACCAGATCAACCAGCGCTATGGCCAGGAAGAAGGCGACCTGGTGCTGCAAGTAGTCGCCCAGCTGCTGCTGCTCAACCTGCGCCAGCAGGACATACTCTGCCGCCTGGCCGGCGATCGCTTCGTCGCAGCGTTGCCCAGCACCGGCGAGCGTCAGGCCCAGGCCATGGCCGAGGCCCTGCGCCAGAGCATCGCCCACCTCGCCCACCACACCGCCCGGCATGGCGAGCGCCTGCACCTCACAGCCACGGTGGCCAGCGTGATGGCGCTGGACGAAGACGAAGACCACCTGCTCAAACGCCTCAACTACGCCTTGGCCCAGGCCAAGAGCCGCAAGGCGTGCCAGGCATGA
- a CDS encoding AraC family transcriptional regulator: protein MNGYDGDSRFITAHHLPAALIDLARSRQIDTHHLLRGCGLFYDDVVGGNALISPQQFLRLIGNAQRLLDADDSSFLYGQRLWPGHHGAASLLLEQADHLLQALERIDQYRALLSPLLSPVLRLDEQYLHLYWRESCAIGEQRRFLLESSMTAVVALARRQQQEHLPWRFQFSHAEPAYVEQYWVHLGDSLAFDRPSTVMSLPREYLLRAWPGAGSTAQHVARQACDAQLAAWGWRASFLDLVYEHLLGLIRQPLNLERVAAAFATSPASFKRRLARHGSNFQEQLDQVRCDQALYLYQVKGYSNDAVARYLGFSDSTNFRRSFKRWTGRVPSELEALWG, encoded by the coding sequence ATGAATGGCTATGACGGCGACAGCCGCTTCATCACCGCCCACCACCTGCCAGCGGCGCTAATCGACCTGGCGCGCTCGCGGCAGATCGATACCCATCACCTTCTACGCGGCTGCGGGCTGTTCTATGACGACGTCGTCGGCGGCAACGCGCTGATAAGCCCACAGCAGTTCCTGCGCCTGATCGGCAATGCGCAGCGGCTGCTCGATGCCGACGACAGCAGCTTTCTCTACGGCCAGCGTCTGTGGCCCGGGCACCACGGTGCCGCCAGCCTGCTGCTGGAGCAAGCGGATCACCTGCTGCAAGCCTTGGAGCGCATCGATCAGTACCGCGCCCTGCTGTCCCCTTTGCTCAGCCCGGTCCTGCGCCTGGATGAGCAGTACTTGCACCTGTACTGGCGGGAAAGCTGCGCCATCGGCGAGCAACGCCGCTTCCTGCTGGAGTCCAGCATGACCGCGGTGGTCGCCCTCGCGCGCCGCCAGCAGCAAGAGCATCTGCCTTGGCGTTTCCAGTTCAGCCATGCCGAACCGGCCTACGTCGAACAGTATTGGGTGCACTTGGGCGATTCCCTGGCTTTCGACCGCCCATCCACAGTGATGAGCCTGCCACGGGAATACTTGCTGCGCGCCTGGCCTGGCGCCGGGTCGACCGCCCAGCACGTGGCACGCCAAGCCTGCGATGCCCAGTTGGCGGCCTGGGGCTGGCGGGCAAGCTTCCTCGACCTCGTCTACGAACACCTGCTGGGGCTGATTCGCCAACCGTTGAACCTGGAACGGGTGGCGGCCGCCTTCGCCACCAGCCCCGCTTCGTTCAAGCGCCGTCTGGCCCGTCATGGTTCCAACTTCCAGGAACAACTGGACCAGGTGCGCTGCGACCAGGCGCTGTACCTCTACCAGGTCAAGGGCTACAGCAACGATGCTGTGGCCCGGTACCTGGGCTTCAGCGACAGCACCAACTTCCGCCGTTCGTTCAAGCGCTGGACCGGGCGTGTGCCGAGTGAACTGGAAGCCTTGTGGGGCTGA
- a CDS encoding Ku protein, translated as MARAIWKGAISFGLVHIPVSLNVAVSSERVDFDWLDKRSMEPVGYKRVNKVTGKEIDKDNIVKGVEYEKGRYVVISEQEIRDARPEATQTIDIFSFVEAGEIPLQHFDTPYYLSPDRRGGKVYALLRDTLESTGKVALATVVLHTRQHLALLRPLGDALVLITLRWPEEVRGVDTLELDKSVTDVKVDKRELAMAKRLVEDMSGSWAPDEYHDAFRQTILDLVEEKASKGKIETVDKGEGTGAEKGADILDLTELLKRSLGGKDKDKDKDKGGKPAAKRPRKAS; from the coding sequence ATGGCGCGGGCCATCTGGAAAGGCGCGATCAGTTTCGGGCTGGTGCACATTCCCGTTTCGCTCAACGTTGCAGTGAGCTCCGAGCGGGTGGATTTTGACTGGCTCGACAAGCGAAGCATGGAGCCAGTGGGCTACAAGCGGGTAAACAAGGTCACCGGCAAGGAAATCGACAAGGACAACATTGTCAAAGGTGTGGAGTACGAAAAGGGCCGCTACGTGGTGATCAGTGAGCAAGAGATCCGCGACGCGCGCCCCGAGGCGACCCAGACCATCGATATATTCTCGTTTGTCGAGGCTGGCGAGATTCCGCTACAGCACTTCGACACCCCCTATTACCTGAGCCCCGACCGCCGCGGCGGCAAAGTCTATGCACTGCTGCGCGACACGCTGGAGAGCACCGGCAAGGTGGCATTGGCCACCGTGGTGCTGCATACCCGCCAGCACCTGGCGCTGCTGCGGCCACTGGGGGACGCCTTGGTGCTGATCACCCTGCGCTGGCCCGAGGAGGTGCGTGGCGTGGACACCCTTGAGCTGGACAAGAGCGTGACCGATGTCAAGGTCGACAAGCGCGAACTGGCCATGGCCAAGCGCCTGGTCGAAGACATGAGCGGGTCATGGGCGCCGGATGAGTACCATGATGCGTTTCGCCAGACCATCCTGGACCTGGTGGAAGAGAAGGCCAGCAAAGGCAAGATCGAGACGGTGGACAAAGGGGAGGGCACCGGCGCGGAAAAAGGCGCGGATATCCTCGACCTCACCGAACTGCTCAAGCGCAGCCTCGGCGGGAAGGACAAGGACAAGGACAAGGACAAGGGCGGGAAGCCGGCTGCCAAACGGCCGCGCAAGGCTTCCTGA